The following are from one region of the Rosistilla carotiformis genome:
- a CDS encoding serine/threonine-protein kinase, which translates to MPALADKIESTRYAPNPLADEDLRKTGSTMKFTYATGDQPLKGYTIKRGIGVGGFGEVYFAVSGAGKEVALKRVQRNLDIELRGVGHCMNLKHPNLVALYDVKYDDNDQAWILMEYVAGATLRDELDRHRQGLPREQALRWFGDLAAGVAYLHDHGIVHRDLKPGNIFDDEGIFKIGDYGLSKFISCSRRGGNTESVGTFHYMAPEIGRGEYGKEIDIYALGIILFELLTGDVPFNGESSHEIIMKHLTSDPDLSQVEPPFRGVIAKALQKNPDARQKSVAELLEPLGMLLDKHGLAQLDPDAHARPILAELVSDPATPHYAQQNNPWNHAAGPAMNSGPVHNAKKAPSEPLAFAVHKSAHDLNHWWHDRSANPLGRLIVVVVAVVILLMNSAWLLPMLSLLAMLYIPYYVIRTMVLTNQRQPSYAAAHAAAVNAQRRQQMTPTRQQWRMMARRELADKSLRTRAAELTESWATALIVLGVLGWVATMFGIAEGDGGARAIAPFAWGSATALAGAWLMLGLGKAWESDEAEGLPRRIVQLGVGAVVGAIAYGLGRGLMIPMDSGFDLDRVALDLPRHMYSGSGEILLPAMMAHFAAIFFLARWWRAADPLRVRRMSIWSIAVVVVVAWLVNQVIPVPQPWGMLTAAAMVIAIQMAAVWKNPAHRIARVHGA; encoded by the coding sequence ATGCCCGCATTAGCAGATAAAATAGAATCGACGCGATATGCTCCCAATCCGCTGGCCGACGAGGATTTGCGGAAAACAGGTTCAACGATGAAATTCACCTACGCCACCGGCGACCAACCCTTAAAGGGATACACGATCAAGCGTGGGATCGGTGTAGGCGGATTTGGTGAGGTCTATTTCGCTGTCAGCGGTGCGGGCAAAGAAGTCGCTTTGAAGAGGGTCCAACGCAACCTCGATATCGAGCTGCGTGGCGTCGGTCACTGCATGAATCTGAAGCATCCCAATCTGGTCGCGCTGTACGACGTGAAGTACGACGACAACGATCAGGCTTGGATCTTGATGGAGTACGTCGCCGGTGCGACCCTTCGCGACGAACTCGATCGCCACCGCCAAGGGCTCCCTCGCGAACAAGCCCTGCGTTGGTTCGGCGATCTCGCCGCCGGCGTCGCTTACCTGCACGACCATGGGATCGTGCACCGCGATCTGAAACCGGGGAACATCTTCGACGACGAAGGGATTTTCAAGATCGGCGACTATGGACTCAGCAAGTTCATCTCCTGTTCGCGCCGCGGTGGCAACACCGAAAGCGTCGGCACGTTCCACTACATGGCACCGGAGATCGGCCGCGGAGAGTATGGCAAAGAGATCGACATCTACGCCCTTGGGATCATCTTGTTCGAACTGTTGACCGGAGACGTTCCCTTCAATGGCGAATCGTCTCACGAGATCATCATGAAGCACCTGACCAGCGATCCCGATCTGTCGCAGGTCGAACCGCCCTTCCGCGGCGTGATCGCCAAAGCGTTGCAAAAGAATCCCGATGCGCGGCAGAAGAGCGTCGCCGAGCTGTTGGAACCGCTGGGGATGTTGCTCGATAAACATGGGCTCGCCCAACTCGATCCCGATGCCCACGCGCGGCCGATCCTCGCCGAATTGGTTTCCGATCCGGCGACGCCTCACTACGCACAACAAAACAATCCATGGAACCACGCTGCCGGACCGGCGATGAACTCTGGGCCGGTCCATAACGCGAAGAAGGCGCCGAGTGAACCGCTTGCCTTTGCCGTGCACAAGAGTGCTCACGATCTGAATCATTGGTGGCACGATCGCAGTGCCAACCCGTTGGGACGCTTGATCGTTGTCGTCGTTGCGGTGGTGATCCTGTTGATGAACTCCGCCTGGTTGCTGCCAATGCTGTCGCTGTTGGCGATGCTCTACATTCCGTATTACGTGATTCGCACGATGGTCTTAACTAATCAACGACAGCCCAGTTATGCCGCGGCGCATGCGGCAGCTGTCAACGCCCAGCGGCGACAGCAGATGACGCCGACGCGGCAGCAGTGGCGGATGATGGCCCGCCGCGAATTGGCTGACAAATCACTTCGCACCCGCGCCGCGGAACTGACCGAATCCTGGGCAACCGCCTTGATCGTGCTGGGTGTTTTGGGCTGGGTGGCGACGATGTTTGGCATCGCCGAAGGAGATGGCGGAGCCCGTGCGATCGCTCCTTTTGCTTGGGGTTCCGCGACGGCGCTTGCCGGCGCTTGGTTGATGCTGGGCTTGGGCAAAGCCTGGGAGAGCGACGAAGCCGAAGGGCTGCCGCGACGCATCGTTCAATTGGGCGTGGGAGCTGTGGTTGGCGCGATCGCGTATGGCTTGGGACGCGGGTTGATGATCCCGATGGATTCGGGATTCGATCTGGATCGCGTCGCGCTGGATCTGCCTCGTCACATGTATTCCGGGTCGGGTGAGATCCTGTTGCCAGCGATGATGGCTCACTTCGCAGCGATCTTTTTCCTGGCTCGCTGGTGGCGAGCGGCCGATCCGCTGCGAGTTCGCCGGATGAGTATCTGGTCGATCGCGGTCGTTGTCGTTGTCGCCTGGTTGGTCAACCAAG